Part of the Bacteroides acidifaciens genome, CCGTGTAGGGGCTTTCCTGGGAAAGCAGCAGGTTGGTTCCGTAGTTCTTAGAGATTCCTCCGAGGAAGGCGGTACATTCCACGTGTGACTGATGGAGCAGGTGGGCGGTCATGGTAGAAGTGGTGGTCTTGCCATGAGTGCCGGCTACGCATAGTCCTTTGCTTGAACGGGTAATCGTGCCCAATACTTGTGCACGTTTCTGTATTTCGAATCCGTTGTTGCGGAAATAGACTAATTCTTCGTGTTCCTGCGGAACGGCGGGTGTGAATATGACGAGAGTGCTTTCCTTGTCCTTGCAGGCTTCGGGAATCAGGTCGACATTTTCTTCGTAATGTATTTGCGCGCCTTCAGCAATTAGGGTTTCAGTCAATGGAGTAGGGGTACGGTCATATCCTGCCACTACTTTTCCTTTGAAGAGGAAGTAACGGACTAGCGCACTCATGCCGATGCCGCCGGCACCTACGAAGTAAACTGATTTTATTGTTTCGATATTCATTTCTTTAGTTATTGATTACCTGTTTTTACTTAGATTAATAATCTGCTATTTTATCATCTTTCGCTTCACAAGTCCTGGATGCCGCATGGTTTCCCCTCCCTTCCGGGAAGGAGGGGTGGCTGAAAGCCGGGGTGGTAGGTGCGCCTATCTGTGTTTTGATTGACGCAATATACATATTGGGGTATTCACCTACCACCTCCCCCTACGGGTACTCCTCCTTCCAGAAGGAGGAGAAGCTATGCAGGTTGCTTGTGATGCTCAGTTATTAACTCTTTGCTTCCACTAGTTTTATTACCTCCTGCGCAATGATTTTCGCAGAGTCGGGCAAAGCCAGCTTGGCAATATTCTTGCTTAATTCTTCAAGTTTCTGTTCGTCGTTGACGGTGGACAGGGCTATGTCCATCAGGGCGCTTTCCGCTTCGTTGTCCTTGACGCAGATAGCTGCCTGCTTGTCTACTAGGGCCAGTGCATTCTTGGTCTGGTGGTCTTCTGCCACATTGGGCGAAGGCACTAAGACAACCGGTTTATGCAAAAGGCAGAACTCAGAGATGGAACCGGCTCCTGCACGGGAGATAACGAGGTCGGCGGCTGCATAGGCTGCTGCCATATCCTTGATAAAATCCGTTACATACAGGTTCGGAAGTTCTCCTGCCGCTTTCACGGCTTCGGTCACTTGCGGGTAATAGTATTTTCCTGTTTGCCAGATGAATTGCACGTCGCTGTTGGCTTTGATAGCTGATAGTCCGGCTGTCAATGTATTGTTGATGGTACGTGCTCCCAAGCTGCCGCCTACGATGAGGATTGTTTTCTTGCCCGGTTGCAGGTTGAAGGAACGCAGTGCGTCTTTCTTGTCCGGCATCGCCTTTGTCAGATTCTGCCGTACCGGATTTCCCGTCATGATAATCTTATCAGCAGGGAAGAACTTTTCCATTCCGTCATAGGCAACGCAAATCTTCCGGGCTTTCTGTGCCAGTAGCTTGTTTGTTACTCCGGCATACGAGTTCTGTTCCTGTATCAGGGTCGGGACGCCCATCATTCCGGCAGTCTTTAGGGTAGGACCGCTGGCATAACCGCCTACGCCTACCGCCACCTGCGGGCGGAAGTTCTTGATGATGCTGCGTGCTTTCCACTGGCTGCGCAACAGTTTTATTACTACCGATACATTCTTCCATAAATGCTTGCGGTCGAAACCGGCTATCGGCAGACCGATAATCTGATAGCCTGCATCGGGAACCCGTTGCATCTCCATACGTCCTTCGGCACCTACAAAAAGTATTTTGGCGTCGGGACGCAGTTCCATTATAGCGTTCGCAATAGAGACGGCAGGAAAAATGTGTCCTCCTGTACCTCCACCACTAATAATAATTCTAAGTTCTTTTTCCATTCTAATCCTTTTTTTCTATCCGTTGTTCGCCTTTTCCGGTGCGCTCATCGTTCGTCAACAGTTCTTGTTAATATCATTCTCGTCCTCGAACTTGGCATCGCTGTTCAGAATCTGGGCAGTCGGTTCGGCGGCAGTTTGTGCCTCGGAATTGGCTGCCGCACCTGTTGCTATCTGCAACTGAACCTGTGCGTCATGCTCTTTCAGTTCTTCCAGATGAGCGGTATATCGGCTTACGCTCAATATCATTCCGATATAGGCGCAGTTGATTAATGTACTTGTTCCTCCCTTGCTGACCAAAGGCAACGGTTGTCCCGTGACGGGGAATAGCCCGACGGCAACCATCATATTCAGTATCGCCTGCGATACCAGTAGCAAGGCAATGCCCATGACGAGGAAAGCTGGGAAAGTCCGTTCGCATTTCTGCGCGATTCTTCCGGCGCGCATCAATAACCATAGGTAAAGGAATACGACGAAGACACCTCCTATCAGTCCCATTTCCTCGATGACAATAGCAAAGATAAAGTCGGAGAATGCCTGGCTGAGGAAGTCACGCTGTATGGAGTTGCCCGGTCCCTTGCCGACCACGTTACTGGTGGCGATGGCGATGCGGGCATGCGCAATCTGAGCGTCCTTATCGATATCGAATTTAGCGGCAGGCACTTCTTCTTTCTTGAAGAAACCGGAAACACGGTTCTGCCAAGTCTCGAAGCGGTGAAGACCAGGGGTGTTGTGCAGTGTTTTTGCGGGGATGGCCATCAGTATTCCTACGGCTACTCCGCCTACAAGTGCCAGTATCCCCAGCATGCCAAACAGTTTTTTTGAAGATACCCGTCCAATGAACATCATCATGCATACTACTCCGAACAGCAGCATGGCTGTCGAAAGATTTTCCGGCGCAATGAGCAGAAATACCAGTCCGGTGAGAATCATGATATATTTAAAGGCGTTCGGATTGGCTCCGTATTCGTCCTGCCGTTTGGACAGGATGAAAGAGACGGCGATGATGACAGCCATCTTAGCCAGTTCCGAAGGCTGGAACTGTAGTCCCATAAAGGTCATCCAGCGGGCTGCCCCATTGACGCGGTCACCTGTGATGATACCCATCAATGTGACGAATGCAAGCAGCACCAGGGATATGGGATACAGAAAGACCGGAAATACCTGGAACCATTTATAGGGTACGTTGTGCAGGAATACCACCACTACGGCACCCACCATCAGGATGATGGAGTGTTGCGTAATCGGCCCCCAATGGTCGCCGCTTTTGTAAGTCAGTGTCGATGCTGCCGAGAACACCTCGACAATCGAGATGAGGCAGAGACAGAGGAAGATAATCCAGATTACCTTGTCGCCTTTGAATATGTTCTTTAATAAATCCACTTCACTAAACGTTATTTAAAGTTCTCTTACACATTCTTTGAACTGGTCGCCACGGTCTT contains:
- the murG gene encoding undecaprenyldiphospho-muramoylpentapeptide beta-N-acetylglucosaminyltransferase translates to MEKELRIIISGGGTGGHIFPAVSIANAIMELRPDAKILFVGAEGRMEMQRVPDAGYQIIGLPIAGFDRKHLWKNVSVVIKLLRSQWKARSIIKNFRPQVAVGVGGYASGPTLKTAGMMGVPTLIQEQNSYAGVTNKLLAQKARKICVAYDGMEKFFPADKIIMTGNPVRQNLTKAMPDKKDALRSFNLQPGKKTILIVGGSLGARTINNTLTAGLSAIKANSDVQFIWQTGKYYYPQVTEAVKAAGELPNLYVTDFIKDMAAAYAAADLVISRAGAGSISEFCLLHKPVVLVPSPNVAEDHQTKNALALVDKQAAICVKDNEAESALMDIALSTVNDEQKLEELSKNIAKLALPDSAKIIAQEVIKLVEAKS
- a CDS encoding FtsW/RodA/SpoVE family cell cycle protein: MDLLKNIFKGDKVIWIIFLCLCLISIVEVFSAASTLTYKSGDHWGPITQHSIILMVGAVVVVFLHNVPYKWFQVFPVFLYPISLVLLAFVTLMGIITGDRVNGAARWMTFMGLQFQPSELAKMAVIIAVSFILSKRQDEYGANPNAFKYIMILTGLVFLLIAPENLSTAMLLFGVVCMMMFIGRVSSKKLFGMLGILALVGGVAVGILMAIPAKTLHNTPGLHRFETWQNRVSGFFKKEEVPAAKFDIDKDAQIAHARIAIATSNVVGKGPGNSIQRDFLSQAFSDFIFAIVIEEMGLIGGVFVVFLYLWLLMRAGRIAQKCERTFPAFLVMGIALLLVSQAILNMMVAVGLFPVTGQPLPLVSKGGTSTLINCAYIGMILSVSRYTAHLEELKEHDAQVQLQIATGAAANSEAQTAAEPTAQILNSDAKFEDENDINKNC